The following coding sequences are from one Campylobacter sp. RM16187 window:
- a CDS encoding BCCT family transporter encodes MTFIKNSKFNTSVFYPSVFIIFVIAIFSVLFPAYSSKFFKSMQDFITIKFGWFYVLAIAIIVLSVIMLGFSKFGDIKLGADHSKPEYTNLSWFGMLFAAGMGIGLVFFGVSEPLMHYLNPPVGEPKSMEAAKLAMNITFFHWGVGAWATYAIVALILAFFAYRHNLPLTLRSAFYPLIGERIYGKIGDVIDVFAVVATLFGVATSLGYGVVQVNAGLTHVFGAPSMHIALLVVLCLLATISAASGVDKGIKILSNSNIIMAIIFMLFILFLGNTTDLLQRLVQNSGNYVSTLISNTFNLYAYQKANSSWLGGWTLLYWAWWLSWSPFVGLFIARISKGRTIREFVVGALLVPTGFTFMWMTFFGNSAITLVQNGFSELAEVANSDSASALFMFLDSFKFSSMLGVIAVLMIAIFFITSADSAAMIMNMLCSNGKDNTPLWQKIFWGLAIGVVSCFLMLGGGLASLQAMTIASALPFTIALLFAIYGLFKALRVDLLKKQSRNLANMPVSEMSKTWQERLKTIISLPNKKNADKFISEVIEKVFEEVRAEFEKNGLQAKISKDEKRNFINLTVGLGDEMDFSYGVKLVRRESPDYTSALDGNDLYYRAEVFLKEGGQDYDILGWSEATIINDVVEQYRKHMQFLHTIRGV; translated from the coding sequence ATGACTTTTATAAAAAACTCGAAATTTAACACCTCTGTCTTTTATCCTTCGGTTTTTATCATATTTGTGATTGCGATTTTTTCGGTTCTTTTTCCTGCATACTCAAGCAAATTTTTTAAATCTATGCAAGATTTCATTACTATCAAATTCGGCTGGTTTTATGTGCTTGCTATCGCCATCATCGTGCTTTCGGTAATCATGCTTGGATTTAGCAAATTTGGAGATATTAAACTTGGAGCCGATCACTCAAAGCCCGAATACACAAATTTATCTTGGTTTGGCATGCTCTTTGCTGCAGGTATGGGTATAGGGCTTGTATTTTTTGGCGTTAGCGAACCGCTTATGCACTATCTTAATCCCCCAGTCGGCGAGCCTAAAAGCATGGAAGCTGCAAAACTTGCGATGAACATCACCTTCTTTCACTGGGGTGTCGGCGCTTGGGCGACTTACGCTATCGTAGCACTCATACTTGCCTTTTTTGCGTATAGACACAACCTACCTCTTACGCTCAGATCGGCATTTTATCCGCTTATAGGCGAGCGAATTTACGGCAAGATAGGCGATGTGATAGATGTTTTTGCCGTAGTTGCGACGCTTTTTGGAGTGGCTACCTCTCTTGGGTACGGAGTCGTGCAGGTAAATGCAGGGCTTACTCACGTATTTGGCGCGCCTAGCATGCATATAGCTTTGCTTGTAGTGTTGTGTCTGCTAGCTACGATTTCAGCGGCAAGCGGAGTGGATAAAGGCATAAAAATTCTTTCAAATTCAAACATCATCATGGCTATTATATTTATGCTTTTTATCTTGTTTTTAGGCAACACTACCGATCTTCTTCAAAGACTCGTGCAAAATAGCGGCAACTACGTATCCACGCTCATCTCAAACACATTTAACCTCTACGCTTATCAGAAGGCAAACAGCTCTTGGCTTGGCGGCTGGACCTTGCTTTACTGGGCTTGGTGGCTATCTTGGTCGCCTTTTGTGGGACTTTTTATCGCTAGGATTTCAAAAGGAAGAACGATAAGGGAGTTTGTCGTGGGCGCGCTTTTAGTTCCTACAGGATTTACTTTTATGTGGATGACCTTTTTTGGAAATAGCGCGATAACTCTCGTTCAAAACGGCTTTAGCGAGCTTGCTGAGGTTGCAAATTCAGACTCAGCGTCAGCGCTATTTATGTTTCTAGATAGCTTTAAATTTTCAAGCATGCTTGGCGTCATAGCCGTGCTAATGATTGCTATATTTTTCATCACTTCGGCTGACTCTGCGGCGATGATTATGAATATGCTTTGCTCAAACGGCAAAGACAACACTCCTCTTTGGCAGAAAATTTTCTGGGGGCTTGCGATAGGCGTTGTATCTTGTTTTCTTATGCTTGGCGGCGGACTAGCCTCGCTTCAAGCTATGACGATAGCCTCGGCTTTGCCATTTACGATCGCGCTTTTGTTTGCGATTTACGGACTTTTTAAAGCTCTTAGAGTAGATCTTCTTAAAAAGCAAAGCAGAAATTTAGCCAACATGCCCGTTTCTGAGATGTCTAAAACTTGGCAAGAGAGGCTAAAGACGATCATATCGCTACCTAATAAGAAAAATGCGGACAAATTTATAAGCGAGGTTATCGAAAAGGTCTTTGAGGAGGTGAGGGCTGAATTTGAGAAAAACGGCTTGCAGGCTAAAATTTCAAAGGACGAAAAGCGAAATTTTATAAATTTAACCGTCGGGCTTGGCGATGAGATGGATTTTAGTTACGGAGTAAAACTCGTTCGCAGAGAGAGCCCTGACTATACTAGTGCGCTTGACGGAAATGATTTATACTACAGAGCTGAGGTGTTTTTAAAAGAGGGTGGGCAGGACTATGATATACTGGGCTGGAGCGAGGCTACTATCATAAATGACGTGGTCGAGCAGTACCGCAAACATATGCAGTTTTTGCATACGATTAGAGGCGTGTAG
- the prmC gene encoding peptide chain release factor N(5)-glutamine methyltransferase, which produces MRIDEALRLATAKISSVCENPARVAKILLMHHLGVSIEWIFLNLSKELEDKSGYFALVDRFASYEPLEYITGKASFYGFEFEIQSGVLVPRPETEILVDKSLEILREYNVPKVCEIGVGSGIISVCLALNSNALITATDISEKALKLAHKNAVKFGVEKRINFVKCAYMDEIKGEFDLVVSNPPYIAQDYELSKFVLNEPHEALFGGKVGDEILKNIILQTRNRKVKYLICEMGYDQKESMTKALEINKFDAKFYKDLAGFDRGFVANFKYQI; this is translated from the coding sequence ATGAGAATAGATGAGGCGCTAAGGCTAGCGACGGCTAAAATTTCATCTGTTTGCGAAAATCCCGCAAGAGTGGCTAAAATTTTGCTTATGCACCATCTTGGTGTTAGTATCGAGTGGATATTTTTAAACTTAAGCAAAGAGCTTGAAGATAAAAGCGGGTACTTTGCGCTTGTTGATAGATTTGCCTCTTATGAGCCGCTTGAGTATATAACCGGCAAGGCTAGCTTTTACGGGTTTGAATTTGAGATTCAAAGCGGAGTTTTAGTGCCTCGCCCTGAGACTGAAATTTTGGTTGATAAATCGCTTGAAATTTTGCGCGAGTATAACGTGCCAAAAGTTTGCGAGATAGGCGTTGGAAGCGGGATTATAAGCGTTTGCTTGGCGCTTAACTCAAACGCTTTGATAACCGCAACCGATATAAGCGAAAAAGCTCTAAAGTTAGCGCATAAAAATGCAGTTAAATTCGGAGTAGAAAAGCGTATAAATTTCGTAAAGTGCGCATATATGGATGAGATTAAGGGCGAGTTTGATCTGGTCGTGTCAAACCCTCCTTATATAGCGCAGGACTATGAGCTTAGTAAATTCGTGCTAAACGAGCCTCACGAGGCGCTATTTGGCGGCAAAGTCGGTGATGAAATTTTAAAAAATATCATCTTGCAAACAAGAAATCGTAAAGTAAAATACCTCATTTGCGAGATGGGTTACGATCAAAAAGAAAGTATGACAAAAGCTCTTGAAATTAACAAGTTTGATGCTAAATTTTATAAGGATTTAGCAGGCTTTGACAGAGGATTTGTCGCAAATTTTAAATATCAAATTTAA
- a CDS encoding ankyrin repeat domain-containing protein, which produces MNDQNLEISKEEEARYNELCLMALDFARKDEASELEKMIKAGLNVNLKSAKGDTLLMLASYNNAINTVKMLIANGAQVDERNDRGQTPLAGAAFKGYLDVVKALVEAGADINANNGMGATPHTFAVMFGRTQVAKYLLAANKKPSLLAKISSNLLSLFSKKAS; this is translated from the coding sequence ATGAACGATCAAAATTTAGAGATTAGCAAAGAAGAAGAGGCAAGGTATAACGAACTTTGCCTCATGGCGCTTGATTTTGCAAGAAAAGATGAAGCTAGCGAGCTTGAAAAGATGATCAAGGCTGGGCTAAATGTGAATTTAAAATCCGCTAAAGGCGATACGCTCCTCATGCTTGCAAGCTATAATAACGCCATAAATACGGTAAAAATGCTAATTGCAAACGGTGCACAGGTAGATGAGCGAAACGACAGAGGTCAAACGCCTCTTGCAGGAGCTGCATTTAAGGGATACTTAGACGTAGTAAAAGCTCTGGTTGAGGCGGGTGCGGACATAAACGCAAATAACGGAATGGGTGCAACGCCTCATACCTTTGCCGTGATGTTTGGTAGAACCCAAGTCGCAAAATATCTACTAGCCGCAAATAAAAAGCCAAGCCTGCTAGCTAAGATAAGCTCAAATTTGCTATCTCTTTTTAGTAAGAAGGCTTCATAA
- a CDS encoding carbon starvation CstA family protein, giving the protein MNSLILMFIGFAAFIAGFFIYSKFIAEKILRLDPNFKTPSNEFEDGVDYVPTNKFVLWGHHFTSVAGAAPIVGPAIAVIWGWAPAFLWVILGTVFFAGVHDMSAIWASVRNKGYSIGTISGQILSKRARSLMMVVIFLLLLMVNAVFAVVIAGMMIKTPSAVVPVWGALVVAFFIGQAIYKFKLNLPLVSLVGVIALYFLIYIGPSMPVSLPDNVLGLDANAAWILILFIYAAVASMLPVWMLLQPRDYINGLQLFVGLIALYVSFIVVSPDIVAPAFNSNLPAGTPSMFPLLFVTIACGAISGFHGLVSTGTTAKQIKSEPDARFVGYFGAIGEGLLALAAILAVTAGFASLAEWEAVYSAFGKGGIGAFIDGGGKIMSMGIGLSPELSATMLTVMAALFAGTTMDTGVRLQRYIFQEWGEVYNINIFKNGNIATLFAVGSCLLLAFGAGGIDGKGGMIIWPLFGTTNQLMAGLTLLIITVMVMRQKSAIRYTLIPLVFLLFVTIAGLLLQLVSFYNKGNWLLIFLDCIILIATIMVCLESFAILKKEFVKK; this is encoded by the coding sequence ATGAACTCTTTAATCCTCATGTTTATAGGCTTTGCAGCCTTTATAGCTGGATTTTTTATATACTCGAAATTTATAGCCGAAAAGATACTAAGGCTTGATCCGAATTTCAAAACTCCATCAAATGAATTTGAAGATGGGGTAGATTACGTTCCTACGAATAAATTTGTATTATGGGGACATCACTTTACCTCTGTTGCCGGTGCTGCACCTATTGTAGGGCCTGCTATTGCCGTTATTTGGGGCTGGGCGCCTGCATTTTTATGGGTTATACTAGGAACGGTGTTCTTCGCAGGAGTTCATGATATGAGTGCAATTTGGGCAAGCGTGAGAAATAAAGGCTACTCAATAGGTACGATTTCAGGTCAAATTCTAAGCAAACGTGCCAGAAGCCTTATGATGGTAGTTATATTCTTACTGTTACTTATGGTCAATGCCGTATTTGCCGTTGTAATCGCAGGAATGATGATAAAAACTCCATCAGCGGTAGTTCCAGTATGGGGTGCTTTGGTGGTTGCATTTTTTATAGGTCAAGCCATATACAAATTTAAATTAAATTTGCCTTTGGTTTCTTTAGTAGGTGTTATTGCGCTATATTTTCTGATATATATAGGACCTAGTATGCCGGTATCTTTACCAGACAATGTGCTTGGACTAGATGCCAATGCCGCTTGGATCTTGATTTTATTTATCTACGCAGCAGTTGCTTCTATGCTTCCGGTTTGGATGCTGCTTCAACCAAGAGATTACATAAACGGCCTTCAGCTATTTGTAGGACTTATAGCTCTTTATGTATCTTTTATTGTAGTATCTCCTGATATAGTCGCTCCGGCATTTAATTCAAATTTACCTGCCGGAACTCCATCTATGTTCCCTCTACTTTTTGTAACTATAGCTTGTGGTGCGATTTCAGGATTTCATGGCTTAGTTTCAACAGGAACTACGGCAAAACAGATAAAGAGCGAGCCTGATGCTAGATTTGTAGGATACTTCGGAGCTATAGGAGAAGGATTACTAGCACTCGCCGCCATCCTTGCAGTAACTGCAGGCTTTGCAAGCTTGGCTGAGTGGGAAGCCGTATATAGTGCATTTGGTAAAGGCGGAATAGGAGCTTTTATAGACGGCGGAGGCAAAATTATGAGTATGGGCATAGGGCTAAGTCCTGAGCTCTCGGCTACTATGCTAACAGTTATGGCGGCTTTATTTGCCGGAACCACTATGGATACTGGAGTTAGGCTTCAAAGATATATCTTTCAAGAGTGGGGAGAGGTGTATAATATAAACATATTTAAAAACGGAAATATAGCTACTCTTTTTGCGGTAGGATCTTGCTTGCTTCTTGCATTTGGAGCGGGTGGAATCGATGGTAAAGGAGGTATGATAATATGGCCGTTATTTGGTACCACAAACCAACTTATGGCAGGGCTTACTCTGCTAATTATCACAGTTATGGTAATGAGACAAAAAAGCGCTATAAGATACACTCTGATACCTTTAGTATTCTTACTTTTTGTTACAATAGCGGGACTACTATTGCAGCTTGTAAGTTTTTACAATAAAGGAAATTGGCTTTTAATCTTCCTTGATTGTATTATATTAATCGCTACTATAATGGTCTGCTTAGAGAGCTTTGCTATCCTCAAGAAAGAATTTGTAAAAAAATGA
- a CDS encoding catalase: MRQLTTTSGNPIADNQNSLTAGARGGVMMQDYQLIEKLAHQNRERIPERTVHAKGSGAYGVLEITNDISKYTKAKVLQKGEKTKLFLRFSTVAGEAGAADAERDVRGFAIKFYTKEGNWDLVGNNTPIFFLRDAYKFPDFIHTQKRDPRTHLRSNEAAWDFWSLSPETLHQVTILMSDRGIPASYREMHGFGSHTYSLINKDGERFWVKFHFKSRQGIKNLTNKEAANIVANDRESHQRDLYENIEKGNFPSWDFKIQIMTDEQAKKLPFSPFDLTKTWSHKDFPLIEVGVMTLNENPKNYFNEVEQAAFSPSNIVPGISFSPDKMLQARIFSYPDAQRYRIGTHYAQLKVNQPINEIGTYTVGGAMNNGMYEIEDKAYYEPNSFGGAKENADFLEPDMQLEGVMKRYNHRDEDSDYYSQPRDLFNLMNDCQKSQLFNNIAESMCGVSDFIVERALGHFEKISPAYAAGVKAALKK; this comes from the coding sequence ATGAGACAACTAACAACTACTTCAGGCAATCCAATCGCCGACAACCAAAACTCGCTAACGGCAGGTGCTCGTGGCGGCGTTATGATGCAAGATTATCAACTAATCGAAAAACTTGCTCACCAAAACAGAGAGAGAATACCTGAAAGAACGGTTCACGCTAAAGGTAGCGGTGCATACGGAGTACTTGAGATAACTAACGACATATCTAAATATACAAAGGCTAAAGTTCTTCAAAAAGGTGAAAAGACAAAGCTATTTTTACGCTTTTCAACAGTTGCAGGCGAAGCAGGAGCTGCGGATGCAGAGCGCGACGTAAGAGGATTTGCGATCAAATTTTATACAAAAGAAGGCAACTGGGACTTAGTAGGAAACAACACACCTATATTTTTCTTAAGAGATGCTTACAAATTCCCTGATTTCATCCATACTCAAAAGAGAGATCCTCGCACACACTTGCGTTCAAACGAAGCGGCCTGGGATTTTTGGAGCTTGAGCCCTGAAACACTTCACCAAGTAACGATCCTAATGAGCGATAGAGGAATTCCTGCGAGCTACCGCGAAATGCACGGATTTGGAAGCCACACTTATAGCTTAATCAATAAAGACGGCGAGAGATTTTGGGTTAAATTTCACTTCAAATCACGCCAAGGAATTAAAAATTTAACCAACAAAGAAGCTGCTAATATCGTTGCAAACGACAGAGAGAGCCACCAAAGAGATCTTTACGAAAATATCGAAAAAGGAAATTTCCCAAGCTGGGATTTCAAGATCCAAATCATGACTGACGAGCAAGCTAAAAAACTACCTTTCAGCCCGTTTGACTTAACTAAAACATGGTCTCATAAGGATTTCCCACTGATTGAAGTAGGCGTTATGACTCTAAATGAAAACCCTAAAAACTACTTCAACGAGGTTGAACAAGCGGCATTTAGCCCGTCAAACATAGTTCCTGGTATAAGCTTTAGTCCTGATAAGATGCTTCAAGCTAGAATTTTCAGCTATCCTGACGCTCAAAGATACAGAATCGGAACTCACTATGCACAACTTAAAGTTAATCAACCTATAAACGAAATAGGCACTTATACAGTTGGCGGCGCTATGAATAACGGCATGTACGAGATCGAAGACAAGGCTTACTACGAGCCAAACAGCTTTGGCGGCGCTAAAGAAAACGCTGATTTCTTAGAGCCTGATATGCAACTTGAAGGCGTGATGAAAAGATATAACCACAGAGATGAGGATAGCGATTATTACAGCCAACCAAGAGATCTGTTTAACTTAATGAACGACTGCCAAAAATCTCAGCTATTTAACAACATAGCAGAGAGCATGTGCGGAGTTAGCGACTTCATAGTTGAGCGCGCACTTGGACATTTTGAGAAAATTTCACCGGCTTATGCAGCAGGCGTCAAAGCTGCACTTAAGAAATAA
- a CDS encoding threonine/serine exporter family protein produces MVILTLTDAFFAAIAGLGFAYASSPPKRTLIYSAALAALAHASRFMMIKSEIFSISIATLFASFLVGILGIFFARRLKVPAEIIAFPALLPMVPGIYAYKSILALFSFTNSSEISQKMTYLMLFFDNALTTVSVSLALGVGVSVTLLIFYEQSLMVTRGARCDLKIKKNT; encoded by the coding sequence TTGGTTATCTTAACTCTTACGGATGCGTTCTTTGCGGCGATTGCAGGGCTTGGCTTTGCTTATGCTAGCTCTCCTCCAAAGCGAACTTTGATATATTCCGCAGCACTTGCGGCTCTTGCTCATGCAAGCAGGTTTATGATGATAAAGAGCGAAATTTTTTCTATCTCGATTGCAACTCTTTTCGCCTCTTTTTTGGTTGGAATTTTAGGGATATTTTTTGCTAGAAGACTTAAAGTTCCGGCTGAAATCATAGCCTTTCCTGCACTTTTGCCGATGGTGCCTGGAATTTATGCCTATAAGAGTATTTTAGCGCTATTTTCTTTTACAAACAGCAGCGAAATTTCTCAAAAGATGACTTATCTAATGCTCTTTTTTGATAACGCACTAACTACCGTTTCAGTCTCTCTTGCGCTTGGTGTAGGGGTATCGGTAACGCTTTTGATCTTTTATGAGCAGTCGCTAATGGTAACGCGCGGTGCAAGGTGCGATCTAAAAATTAAAAAAAATACTTAG
- a CDS encoding DUF4149 domain-containing protein, producing the protein MKGLYLLLLTALIGIEISIGAFVAPTLFYPQSIIGDGILTHFQSGLLMTNIFVKFNYVLMAVAILALVYELFALRSEAKFALKFSSFMLALINFALAASFVFYFTPYVLSAQALGEAGTTTPEFFQMHKASELVMKVMMVAQLLLFFIKFPRAKEA; encoded by the coding sequence ATGAAAGGTTTATATCTGTTGCTTCTAACAGCCTTAATCGGCATCGAAATTTCTATCGGAGCCTTTGTGGCGCCTACACTTTTTTATCCGCAAAGCATCATAGGTGATGGAATTTTGACTCATTTTCAAAGCGGACTTTTGATGACAAATATCTTCGTCAAATTTAACTATGTCTTGATGGCGGTTGCGATTTTAGCGCTTGTTTACGAGCTTTTTGCTCTTAGAAGCGAGGCTAAATTTGCTCTAAAATTTAGCTCGTTTATGCTTGCGCTTATAAATTTTGCATTGGCTGCATCTTTTGTCTTTTATTTTACACCTTACGTGCTAAGCGCGCAGGCTTTGGGTGAGGCAGGAACCACGACACCTGAGTTTTTTCAGATGCACAAAGCAAGCGAGCTTGTTATGAAAGTGATGATGGTCGCTCAGCTTTTGCTATTTTTTATCAAATTTCCACGCGCAAAAGAGGCATAA
- a CDS encoding sodium-dependent transporter codes for MKRRSWSSRLTYILAVAGATVGFGATWRFPYLVGQNGGGAYVLTFCIAMIVIGIPMILVENAIGRRLKVNVIDAFSGSLNGKKISKIWQAVGYMSLLGAFGIMAYYMVIGGWVLNYIAQIVFGILDLSKVVDFATTSAFYEQNIVSNPLAVSFAALVFVMVNYIILTQGAVDGIEKAAKYLMPILFLLMITMVIKNITLEGAMEGIKFYLTPDFSKISMKLFIDVLGQVFFALSLGFGVMITLSSFVKKDEALVKISVITGILNTVIAVLAGFMIFPSLFSFGVTPDSGPSLVFKSLPIVFSHMPFGSVFAVAFFTLLMIAALTTSLPIYEVLITTLQEKMKIERKMAILIVLTAIFVLGNLPSLMATNLLSDVKIFGKNIFDAYDAISATIFFVLTSLLCAIFVGWVLKDEAKAEILQGSENHKKIVDVWFLYVRYIIPFVILIVFASSFYDNFLK; via the coding sequence ATGAAAAGAAGATCTTGGAGCTCAAGACTTACTTATATACTTGCTGTTGCGGGCGCTACTGTGGGATTTGGCGCGACTTGGCGTTTTCCTTATCTGGTCGGTCAAAACGGAGGCGGGGCGTATGTGCTTACCTTTTGTATAGCTATGATCGTCATAGGAATTCCTATGATCTTGGTTGAAAACGCTATCGGAAGGCGCCTTAAAGTAAACGTTATAGACGCTTTTAGCGGATCTCTAAACGGCAAAAAGATATCTAAAATTTGGCAAGCTGTGGGCTATATGAGCTTGCTTGGTGCTTTTGGGATTATGGCTTATTATATGGTTATAGGCGGTTGGGTGCTAAACTACATCGCGCAGATCGTATTTGGCATACTTGATCTCTCAAAAGTTGTTGATTTTGCTACGACTAGCGCATTTTACGAGCAAAACATCGTAAGCAACCCGCTTGCCGTTAGCTTTGCTGCCTTGGTTTTTGTTATGGTAAATTACATCATCTTGACGCAAGGTGCGGTTGACGGTATCGAAAAGGCGGCGAAATATCTCATGCCGATACTGTTTTTGCTTATGATTACCATGGTGATTAAAAATATCACTCTTGAAGGCGCTATGGAGGGAATTAAATTTTATCTAACGCCTGACTTTTCAAAGATAAGTATGAAGCTTTTTATCGATGTTTTAGGGCAAGTGTTTTTTGCACTCTCGCTTGGATTTGGCGTGATGATCACGCTTTCAAGTTTTGTTAAAAAAGACGAAGCCCTGGTTAAAATTTCAGTGATAACAGGTATCTTAAATACCGTCATAGCCGTACTTGCAGGCTTTATGATATTTCCTTCTTTGTTTAGCTTTGGAGTTACACCCGATAGCGGTCCTAGCCTTGTGTTTAAAAGCCTTCCGATAGTATTTTCACACATGCCGTTTGGAAGCGTTTTTGCGGTGGCGTTTTTTACGCTGCTTATGATAGCTGCGCTTACGACATCACTTCCGATTTACGAGGTGCTTATCACCACGCTTCAAGAAAAGATGAAGATAGAGCGAAAAATGGCGATTTTGATAGTGCTAACGGCTATTTTTGTGCTTGGAAATTTGCCTTCTTTGATGGCTACAAATTTGCTAAGCGACGTGAAAATTTTCGGCAAAAATATCTTTGACGCTTACGATGCCATAAGTGCTACGATATTTTTTGTGCTTACATCTTTACTCTGCGCAATATTTGTGGGCTGGGTTTTAAAAGATGAAGCAAAGGCTGAAATCCTGCAAGGAAGCGAAAATCACAAAAAGATAGTTGATGTATGGTTTTTGTATGTGAGATATATAATTCCGTTTGTGATTTTGATCGTTTTTGCAAGTAGTTTTTACGACAACTTTTTGAAATAA
- a CDS encoding threonine/serine ThrE exporter family protein, with protein MQKKPDIQEVTDFLIDYAAKMLSIGTYTARIDRCVSRIAHAYGYDVSLTIFVKHFTISVMDPQDNSIRRTYVKSSAAMPISFNLISELSALSWQIYDEKISLKSARSFFNEITNPVKRNFAISLILMSFANSAFCKLFGGDMGSMASVFAATFVGFYLRHLFSKFGVNLKIQYIIISFISSFIAYLGVYFDVSNTPDVAIGSSILFLMPGVPLINSVFDILNENTLVGISRGLNTGLLIICIAIGVYMTISISNIGLLNV; from the coding sequence ATGCAGAAAAAGCCAGATATCCAAGAAGTAACTGATTTTTTGATCGATTATGCAGCAAAGATGCTAAGTATCGGCACTTACACCGCTCGCATAGATCGCTGTGTAAGTAGGATTGCGCACGCTTACGGATACGATGTGAGCCTTACGATATTTGTGAAGCACTTTACTATAAGCGTGATGGATCCGCAGGATAATTCGATCCGCCGAACCTATGTGAAATCAAGCGCCGCGATGCCTATCAGTTTTAACCTGATATCAGAACTAAGCGCGCTTAGCTGGCAAATTTATGATGAGAAGATTTCGCTTAAGAGTGCAAGAAGCTTTTTTAACGAGATCACAAATCCTGTTAAGCGAAATTTTGCCATATCGCTTATCTTGATGAGCTTTGCAAATTCGGCTTTTTGCAAGCTTTTTGGTGGAGATATGGGCTCGATGGCAAGCGTTTTTGCGGCTACTTTTGTCGGATTTTATCTAAGGCATCTCTTTAGCAAATTTGGCGTAAATTTAAAGATACAATACATCATCATCTCGTTTATATCGTCTTTTATAGCCTATCTTGGCGTCTATTTTGATGTGTCAAACACTCCTGACGTGGCAATTGGTTCAAGTATTTTGTTTTTGATGCCGGGCGTGCCGCTTATAAATTCAGTCTTTGATATCCTTAACGAAAACACTCTTGTCGGCATTAGCAGAGGGCTAAATACCGGGCTTCTTATCATCTGTATCGCGATTGGCGTTTATATGACGATCTCTATTTCAAACATAGGGCTTTTAAATGTTTGA
- a CDS encoding M48 family metallopeptidase, translating into MFNFLITIFFIYTLVKIYLAFLQINFIAKESKNKAVVLSEEEYKSAAKIAIANQKFQIANLVYHLAVFMVWAFWGLKALAEATIKTGSISENIIFVISFIVISSIIELPFGIYETFVKDKKHGFSNTTPKIFIIDTIKALALTLVFGSLFVWLILLCIDFLGEFWWLWAFGLSFTIVLIINLIYPTIIAPLFNKMQPLEEGELKSSIEGLLDSCGFKSSGVFSMDASKRDNRLNAYFGGLGATKRVVLFDTLIKKLSLDEIIAVLGHELGHFKHKDLFKMIAVSAVMLLAMFALFGNIPASAYSALGLEKTGGSIIVFLLLFSPIFSFIFSPIISGISRKNEFGADKFGAGVKSKDDMISALKKLASENKAFPKSHPAYAFIYHSHPSLYERINELKNENR; encoded by the coding sequence ATGTTTAATTTTTTGATAACCATATTTTTTATATACACTTTAGTTAAAATTTACCTCGCATTTTTGCAGATAAATTTTATTGCCAAAGAGAGCAAAAACAAAGCTGTAGTGCTCAGTGAAGAGGAGTATAAAAGTGCGGCCAAAATAGCTATCGCAAACCAAAAATTTCAGATAGCAAACCTTGTATATCACTTAGCTGTTTTTATGGTGTGGGCATTTTGGGGGCTTAAGGCTTTAGCTGAGGCAACTATCAAAACAGGCTCCATAAGCGAAAATATCATATTTGTGATAAGTTTTATAGTTATATCTTCCATCATCGAGCTTCCGTTTGGCATATATGAGACTTTCGTGAAGGATAAAAAGCACGGATTTTCAAACACTACGCCTAAAATTTTTATCATCGATACCATAAAAGCTCTTGCGCTTACACTTGTTTTCGGTTCGCTTTTTGTTTGGCTTATCTTGCTTTGTATCGATTTTCTGGGCGAGTTTTGGTGGCTTTGGGCTTTTGGGCTTAGCTTTACGATAGTTTTGATCATAAATTTGATCTATCCAACGATAATCGCGCCTCTTTTTAACAAGATGCAGCCGCTTGAAGAAGGTGAGCTTAAAAGCTCGATAGAGGGTCTGCTTGATAGTTGCGGATTTAAGAGTAGCGGCGTGTTTAGCATGGACGCAAGCAAGCGCGATAACAGGCTTAATGCTTATTTTGGCGGGCTTGGAGCGACTAAGCGCGTGGTACTCTTTGACACGCTTATAAAAAAGCTTAGTTTAGATGAGATAATCGCCGTTTTAGGCCATGAGCTAGGGCACTTTAAGCACAAGGATCTATTTAAGATGATAGCCGTTAGCGCCGTGATGCTACTAGCGATGTTTGCGCTATTTGGAAATATCCCTGCGTCTGCATATAGCGCGCTTGGACTTGAAAAAACGGGCGGATCAATAATCGTATTTTTGCTTCTTTTCTCACCGATTTTTAGCTTCATTTTTAGCCCTATCATCTCAGGCATAAGCAGAAAGAACGAATTTGGCGCGGATAAATTCGGAGCAGGCGTAAAAAGCAAAGACGATATGATAAGTGCTCTTAAAAAGCTTGCAAGCGAAAATAAAGCCTTTCCTAAATCGCACCCGGCTTATGCCTTTATATATCACTCTCATCCTAGCCTTTATGAGCGTATAAATGAGCTAAAGAATGAGAATAGATGA